In Arachis hypogaea cultivar Tifrunner chromosome 2, arahy.Tifrunner.gnm2.J5K5, whole genome shotgun sequence, a genomic segment contains:
- the LOC112753623 gene encoding LOB domain-containing protein 19-like has translation MDCGGSDENNQQRGGPCGACKFLRRKCVKGCIFAPYFDSEQGTSHFAAVHKVFGASNASKLLMRIPPHKRLDAVLTLSYEALSRVRDPVYGCVAHIFALQQQVVNLQAELTYVQARLATMHRIPIAAAAASPPTLHSSSSLDHLASSNADLQNASNNMGMNFNPPPQPPPHSTPLESSIFINSSDEPPPPLLLEDGDLQTLAREFVTRYLPGVRFQPSNNSH, from the exons ATGGATTGTGGTGGTAGTGATGAAAATAATCAACAAAGAGGTGGGCCttgtggagcttgcaagttcttGAGAAGGAAGTGTGTGAAGGGATGCATATTTGCACCATACTTTGACTCAGAGCAAGGAACTTCACACTTTGCTGCGGTGCATAAGGTTTTTGGTGCAAGCAATGCATCTAAGCTTCTCATGAGGATCCCTCCACATAAGAGGCTTGATGCTGTTCTCACTCTTTCTTATGAGGCTCTTTCTAGGGTTAGAGACCCTGTTTATGGTTGTGTTGCTCATATCTTTGCTCTTCAACAACAG GTTGTGAACTTGCAAGCAGAATTAACATATGTTCAGGCCCGTCTTGCTACAATGCATCGCATCCCTAtagctgctgctgctgcttcacCACCAACTCttcattcatcatcatccttAGATCACTTGGCATCATCAAATGCTGACTTGCAAAATGCCTCTAACAATATGGGCATGAACTTTAATCCTCCTCCTCAGCCACCACCACACTCAACACCATTAGAATCAAGTATCTTCATCAACTCATCAGatgaaccaccaccaccactactacTTGAGGATGGGGATCTTCAAACTTTGGCAAGAGAATTTGTCACTAGGTACTTGCCCGGAGTAAGATTCCAGCCATCTAATAATTCTCACTAA